One genomic segment of Rhinolophus sinicus isolate RSC01 linkage group LG11, ASM3656204v1, whole genome shotgun sequence includes these proteins:
- the BLOC1S3 gene encoding biogenesis of lysosome-related organelles complex 1 subunit 3 encodes MAFQGRRRRPPRRPETVVRGEAAETDSELSVSSSEEEELYLGPSGPTRGRPTGLRVAGEAAETDSDPEPEPTAAPRDLPPLVVQRETAGEAWGVEEAPAPAPARSLLQLRLAESQARLDHDVAAAVSGVYRRAGRDVAALAGRLAAAQAAGLAAAHSVRLARGDLCALAERLDIVAGCRLLPDIRGVPGTESKQDPGPRA; translated from the coding sequence ATGGCGTTCCAGGGTCGTCGGCGGAGGCCGCCGCGGAGACCCGAGACAGTAGTGCGAGGTGAGGCGGCCGAGACAGACTCGGAGCTGTCTGTGTCCTCGTCGGAAGAGGAAGAGCTGTACCTGGGCCCTTCCGGTCCGACGCGCGGTCGCCCCACGGGGCTGCGGGTTGCCGGGGAGGCCGCCGAGACCGACTcggaccctgagccagaaccgaCGGCCGCGCCGAGGGACCTGCCTCCTCTCGTAGTGCAGCGGGAAACGGCCGGGGAGGCCTGGGGCGTGGAGGAGGCCCCGGCGCCCGCTCCAGCGCGCTCGCTGCTGCAGCTCCGATTGGCAGAGAGCCAGGCGCGGCTGGACCACGACGTGGCGGCCGCAGTGAGCGGCGTATACCGCCGCGCGGGCCGCGACGTGGCCGCCCTGGCCGGTAGGTTGGCGGCCGCCCAGGCGGCGGGGTTGGCGGCCGCCCACAGCGTGCGCTTGGCGCGGGGAGACCTCTGCGCACTGGCTGAGCGCCTGGACATCGTGGCCGGCTGCCGCCTGTTGCCCGACATCCGCGGCGTGCCAGGGACCGAGTCCAAGCAAGACCCCGGACCTCGGGCCTAG